A single genomic interval of Celeribacter indicus harbors:
- a CDS encoding ABC transporter substrate-binding protein: protein MNTLRLLPLLAGSLVAGAAAAQDAQTITVYTSQPQDQMAGVVEAFNRDHPEITVEIFRSGTTELMAKLAAEFAAGQSPADVMLIADAVAMTQLKNEDRLLAYEDAPVAGIPEAVIDPDMTFFGTKLITTGIIYNTNMVEQAPASWADLARPEVAGSLIMPSPLYSGAAVIHVGTMTQQPEFGWEYYETLADGGAVAGQGNGTVVEAVARGEKAYGIIIEYMALNAKAKGSPVDFVFPEEGVSVITQPVAIMKDSDAVEAAKVFVDWQLSQTAQEQSVAQGYFPILEGVAPPEGYPDPASLKILPADLATMLSEDRANKEAFAEIYGG from the coding sequence ATGAACACCCTCCGCCTTCTTCCCCTGCTGGCCGGCTCGCTGGTGGCCGGCGCCGCCGCTGCGCAGGATGCGCAGACGATCACCGTTTATACGTCGCAGCCGCAGGACCAGATGGCCGGCGTGGTCGAGGCGTTCAACAGGGACCATCCCGAGATCACGGTCGAGATCTTCCGCTCGGGCACGACCGAGCTGATGGCGAAGCTCGCCGCCGAATTCGCCGCCGGCCAGTCCCCCGCCGATGTCATGCTGATCGCCGATGCGGTGGCGATGACCCAGCTGAAGAACGAGGACCGCCTGCTCGCCTATGAGGATGCGCCGGTCGCTGGCATCCCCGAGGCGGTGATCGACCCCGACATGACCTTCTTCGGGACCAAGCTGATCACCACCGGCATCATCTACAACACGAACATGGTGGAGCAGGCGCCGGCGTCCTGGGCCGATCTGGCGCGCCCCGAGGTCGCGGGAAGCCTGATCATGCCGAGCCCGCTCTATTCCGGGGCGGCGGTGATCCATGTCGGCACCATGACGCAGCAGCCCGAGTTCGGCTGGGAGTATTACGAGACGCTGGCCGATGGCGGCGCGGTCGCGGGGCAGGGCAACGGCACCGTGGTCGAGGCGGTCGCGCGCGGCGAGAAAGCCTATGGCATCATCATCGAATACATGGCGCTGAACGCCAAGGCCAAGGGCTCGCCCGTCGATTTCGTCTTCCCGGAGGAGGGCGTCTCGGTCATCACCCAGCCCGTCGCGATCATGAAGGACAGCGACGCGGTCGAGGCAGCCAAGGTCTTCGTGGACTGGCAATTGTCGCAGACCGCGCAGGAGCAGTCCGTCGCGCAGGGGTATTTCCCGATCCTCGAAGGCGTCGCCCCGCCCGAGGGCTATCCCGATCCCGCCAGCCTGAAGATCCTGCCCGCGGATCTGGCGACGATGCTGTCCGAGGACCGCGCCAACAAGGAAGCCTTTGCCGAGATCTATGGCGGCTGA
- a CDS encoding MBL fold metallo-hydrolase yields MRLTALSGLGTKGPACFLLEIAGRRLMLDLGKGPDGDTLPDLTGVGPVDAILFSHGHADHTGGLPLAVRLGDPPLFAPEPAIALSRDPAMKTARPLAAFAQFGLPFDCGPAGHAPGACWMRIGGDGGMVYTGDVSAESTLYRGTLPPPARVMVFDASYGAADEPLADQVADLLTLAERPLLLPAPAGGRGLEMALAFRAAGHRVSICAAHRAVAGAMADRPDWLVPGGAGALGRLLAEAGTLTPDGPVSGVMVAAGPNAERDTAAALARRMIAEGSGRVVFTGHLARGTPAPGWVAAGSALFRRWNVHPTLSGLRDLFGAVRPAQAMPAFCAPEASAGLAAALGRPLVTTPEVVW; encoded by the coding sequence ATGAGGCTCACGGCGCTTTCGGGGCTGGGCACCAAGGGGCCGGCCTGTTTCCTGCTGGAGATCGCGGGGCGCCGGCTGATGCTGGACCTCGGGAAGGGACCGGACGGGGACACCCTGCCGGACCTGACCGGGGTGGGGCCGGTCGATGCCATCCTGTTCTCGCATGGCCATGCCGATCATACCGGGGGGCTGCCTCTCGCGGTGCGGCTGGGCGATCCGCCGCTCTTCGCTCCCGAACCCGCCATCGCCCTGTCCCGCGATCCGGCGATGAAGACGGCGCGCCCGCTCGCGGCTTTCGCCCAATTCGGCCTTCCCTTCGACTGCGGTCCCGCGGGCCATGCGCCGGGGGCCTGCTGGATGCGGATCGGCGGTGACGGCGGGATGGTCTATACCGGCGATGTGTCGGCGGAAAGCACGCTCTACCGCGGCACCCTGCCGCCGCCGGCGCGGGTGATGGTCTTCGATGCGTCCTATGGCGCGGCGGACGAGCCGCTGGCCGATCAGGTGGCGGATCTTTTGACACTCGCGGAGAGGCCGCTGCTGCTGCCCGCCCCGGCGGGTGGGCGGGGGCTGGAAATGGCACTCGCCTTCCGGGCGGCGGGGCACCGGGTCTCGATCTGCGCGGCGCATCGGGCGGTGGCCGGGGCGATGGCGGACCGGCCGGACTGGCTCGTGCCGGGCGGTGCCGGGGCGCTGGGGCGGCTTCTGGCCGAGGCCGGGACGCTGACGCCCGACGGGCCCGTCTCCGGTGTCATGGTCGCCGCCGGGCCCAATGCGGAACGCGATACCGCCGCGGCACTGGCCCGGCGCATGATTGCGGAGGGCAGCGGGCGCGTGGTCTTCACCGGCCATCTGGCGCGGGGCACCCCGGCCCCCGGTTGGGTCGCCGCCGGGAGCGCCCTGTTCCGCCGCTGGAACGTGCATCCGACGCTGAGCGGGCTCCGCGATCTGTTCGGCGCCGTGCGTCCGGCCCAGGCGATGCCGGCCTTCTGCGCCCCCGAGGCATCGGCGGGCCTGGCTGCTGCGCTGGGCCGTCCGCTCGTCACGACGCCCGAGGTGGTGTGGTGA
- a CDS encoding histidine phosphatase family protein gives MIPLLSHPFLFLRHGQTAANAANRIGGTTDDPLDRTGLAQAEAAARLLADRPLGAIWHSPLVRARQTALAVARVTGAPMRSLPGLAERNWGVWEGQDRAVLIREATPPGGEGPEAFRARIRAALAEITAPFPVLIVAHSGTARELHAVLTDVPFRRLGNAEAVEWRQDRDCHWICTKLSPDR, from the coding sequence GTGATCCCGCTCCTGTCCCATCCCTTTCTCTTCCTGCGCCACGGGCAGACGGCGGCGAATGCGGCGAACCGGATCGGCGGGACGACCGACGACCCGCTGGACCGGACTGGCCTTGCGCAGGCGGAGGCGGCGGCGCGGCTGCTGGCGGACCGGCCGCTGGGCGCGATCTGGCATTCGCCGCTGGTCCGGGCGCGGCAGACCGCGCTGGCGGTGGCGCGCGTGACCGGAGCGCCGATGAGATCGCTGCCGGGCCTGGCCGAACGCAACTGGGGCGTCTGGGAGGGGCAGGACCGCGCCGTCCTGATCCGTGAGGCCACCCCGCCCGGCGGCGAGGGGCCGGAAGCCTTCCGCGCCCGTATCCGCGCCGCGCTCGCGGAGATCACCGCGCCCTTTCCCGTGCTGATCGTCGCCCATTCCGGCACGGCACGCGAACTCCATGCGGTGCTGACCGATGTGCCGTTTCGCCGCCTTGGGAACGCGGAGGCGGTGGAATGGCGGCAGGACCGCGATTGTCACTGGATCTGCACGAAACTGTCACCCGACCGTTGA
- a CDS encoding ABC transporter ATP-binding protein, with product MAAIEMEGVSRAFGATPAVDRMSLAVPSGTFLALLGPSGCGKTTLLRLIAGLERPDAGWIALGERVVAGRGRFVPPEARGLGMVFQSYALWPHMTIAGNIRFGLRAKRMSRAEEQARIGEALEMVGLTGMQDRRPHELSGGQRQRVALARSLAVRPGLILLDEPLANLDAHLRETMLAEFRRIHAASRTTFVFVTHDQDEAMAVAGLVGVMNRGRLEQLASPSDLYRRPATPMVARFVGHGRTLPVHVTGRENGLCRFSVQGRSVVSPGDAPPGPGWLCLRAGDLAAAPGGGLRARVLDHRFQGGSYRVTASLEGVEEGGVVEVMLPRAPASGERIELSLRGGWVLSREAPRGETAFQDRLLAGATA from the coding sequence ACGTTTCTGGCGTTGCTGGGACCCTCGGGGTGCGGCAAGACCACCTTGTTGCGGCTGATCGCGGGGCTGGAGCGGCCCGACGCGGGATGGATCGCCCTTGGCGAGCGTGTGGTCGCCGGCCGCGGGCGGTTCGTCCCGCCCGAGGCGCGGGGGCTCGGGATGGTCTTCCAGTCCTATGCGCTCTGGCCGCATATGACCATCGCGGGCAATATCCGCTTCGGCCTGAGGGCGAAAAGGATGTCGCGCGCCGAGGAACAGGCGCGCATCGGCGAGGCGCTGGAAATGGTCGGCCTCACCGGAATGCAGGACCGGCGCCCACATGAGCTGTCGGGCGGGCAGCGGCAGAGGGTGGCGCTGGCCCGCAGCCTCGCGGTGCGGCCGGGCCTGATCCTGCTCGACGAGCCGCTGGCCAATCTCGACGCCCATCTGCGCGAGACGATGCTGGCCGAGTTCCGCCGCATTCACGCCGCCTCGCGCACCACCTTCGTCTTCGTCACCCACGATCAGGACGAGGCGATGGCGGTCGCCGGGCTGGTCGGGGTGATGAACCGGGGACGCCTGGAACAACTGGCCAGCCCCTCCGATCTCTATCGCCGCCCCGCCACGCCGATGGTCGCCCGCTTCGTCGGGCATGGCCGGACGCTGCCGGTGCATGTGACCGGACGGGAGAACGGGCTGTGCCGGTTTTCGGTGCAGGGGCGGAGCGTCGTTTCGCCCGGCGATGCGCCGCCCGGTCCGGGCTGGTTGTGCCTGCGTGCCGGCGATCTTGCGGCGGCGCCGGGAGGCGGGCTGCGGGCACGGGTCCTGGATCATCGCTTCCAGGGCGGGAGCTATCGGGTCACCGCCTCCCTCGAAGGGGTGGAGGAGGGCGGCGTGGTCGAGGTCATGCTGCCGCGCGCCCCCGCCTCGGGCGAGAGGATCGAGCTGTCGCTACGCGGAGGCTGGGTTCTTTCGCGCGAGGCACCGAGGGGCGAGACGGCGTTTCAGGACCGGCTGCTGGCGGGCGCGACGGCATGA